Genomic segment of Candidatus Acidiferrales bacterium:
ATGTAGTAAGCTCACAAGTCATGGCTCATAGATCGTGACTTCGTATCTGTGAGCCATGAAGTTTTTCTAAATACTTGGGAAGATATCATTTGTGGACTTGCCATTCCTGCATTTCGGTTTGACAAGTTCTTCGCGCTGAAAGTTTTTCAGTTGGAATGAAATACGTTTTCCGATACATTAAGATGTGTGTCACGGGTTTGTATGCAGCATAACTTCATGAAATACTACCATGTGAAGCAGAGATTACGAATTCACGGTTGCGGACAGTCATGAAGAAATTCATTTCAACACTCTTGATCCTGGTGCTCGCGGCAGATCTTCTAAATGCGCAGGGATCAAAAGTCACCATAACCACTCACGACGGCGGTTGCCATACGTGGAGAATTCTTTTTGCCGACAGCAGTACACTTGTGGTCTGGAAAAGTGATTCGTCGTATGACGCTGACAAGATCAGTGAATATGCAGCGCGGCTGTACCCTTCTGAGATAAATCGCATTATTGTTCCGAGACATAGCTGTTTGTGGGCCGGGGCAGGCATAGGTCTTTTGACCGGCGCCGCGGTCGGAGCTTTTATAGGCTACTCTTCCGGCGACGATCCAGCCGATGAGTTTCTCAGCATGAATGCCAGCGAAAAGGCAGAACTAGCAGGAATCTTTCTCGGCCTCAGTGGAGCAATCTTCGGAGGAACTGTGGGTGCTGCGCACGGACTTGACGACGATGACTTCATCCTGAACGGACATCAGGAGAGATACATTGCAGTATTGCCGGAGTTGCAGGAAAACGCCTTGTTTCAATCTACACCCCCGCCTGAGCTGCGTGATTTCATTTCGCGAAGCGCAGAGCCCTCTGTTCAAAGTCGCAGATTGACTTCTAATGAAATGAATCGATTACCCGAGCCTCCGATCCCAAGGGTCCATCTTTCGGTGAGTGGAGCGGTATCTATAACAGGACCGGCGGGTGACAATCTCAATGCGGCATTTAATTCTTCCGGCTTCGGAGGAACGGTGAATGGCTGGCTTGGAACTGCATACTATCCAAGCAATTATGGGAATCCTTTTGCGTGGGATATTTCCAGCGACTATGATCTAGCCAGCAATATTCGGTTAGGATTGAGATACATTAGCGACATTGCAGAGCGGGATGTCGAGGGTCCGGATGAGGAAACCGAAGGCAGTCGCGGTATTTCTTACAGCTTGCTTTTAACATACGTAGCCTTACCTGTGGATAGTCTGCTTTCATCACGCTCCGAAGTTGCACTTGAGGCCGGTCCAAGTTTCAATTCGTTGTACGTCGGCGGGACGTTGTCTGCGGAGTATTTGTCCGCCGGATTCGTCTATACAGCAGTTCTGTTCCATGAGAGAAAGAACGTGTTGGGATATCAAGTTTGTGCCAGTTACGACTATTACTTTTCGCGCCACGTTTCGCTTCACTGTATGCTGAGTGGAAATTTCATCCCCTCGTCGGTTGATGTGCAGGAGGTACAATACACAAATCCTTCCAACGGTGAAACGAAAACGCTCAAGGCCCATTCCGTGAATTTTTCGGAGCTTTATATCTCCACCGGCATTCGATTCCATTTTTAATATGGCGATTCATCCTTATTGAAGATGGGTCAAGGAAATACCATATTCTTTTTTAAGGCTTCACATCGGCCGGCTGTAAGCTATCCCCTTCATTGAGTTGATTCTAAGAACTCAACTCATCAAATTCCAAAGATGGAGCCCGAGTACATTGCCGAGAAGTCTGTGTTCGTCGAAAAAGTTCATGTAGGAAGGCCGCTTCTTTACTCAATACTTCTAAACGGGTTGATTACAGTGGTGGAGCTGATCGGCGGCATTCTGTCCGGAAGCCTGGCACTCATCTCTGACGCGATGCACAACTTCAGCGACTTCATCGCGCTGATAATCAGTCTGATCGCCAGCCGGATGATGGACTGGGCAGGCAACACCAAGAAATCCTACGGCTACTTCCGTTTCGAAATCCTTGCGGCATTCATAAACTCCGTTCTCCTCGTTCTCATCGGCATTTATATAATTTATGAGGCGCTTGCTCGCTTTCGACATCCGGTGCACATCGATTCGGTAATGATGCTGATAGTAGCAATTGTCGGGTTAGCGGCAAATCTGTCGTCGGTTTTGCTGCTTCGCAAGCATAGAAGAGAAAATCTCAACATCAAGAGTGCCTTTCTCCATTTGATAACGGATACTCTGGAGTCCGGAGCTGTGATCGTCACCGCTGCAATTATCACCTTCATAAAATTTTCCTCGCTTGATTTGATCATGTCCGTCGTCATCGGCGTCTTCATCATAAAGAGTTCGTGGGACTTGCTGCTCGAATCGACCAACATCCTTACCGAAGGCTCCCCAAGAGGAATCGATCTCAACGAAGTGGGAAGCTTCATAAAGGATTTTCCGGGAGTCAAAGGGGTACACCATCTTCACATCTGGAGTTTGTCGTCCAATTTCCGCGCTTTGTCGGCGCATATCGTGGTCGATGACATGCAGCTCAGCCGCACTATTGAAATAACCTGGGAGCTAGAGCAGCAGCTTGCAGCGAGATTCAGCATCGACCATCCGACGTTCCAGCTGGAGACCCGGCTGAACCAAGATTGCGGCGAAGAATTGATTCCGCAGTATAAAGACGGAAACCGCAGATCAAAGACCTCTTGATGAGTTCCAATCCACAAAACATTGAAAGCGACCTGAGAAAAAAGATCTCGGGTGAAGTACTCTTCGACGAGATTTCCCGAACGCTCTTCAGCACGGATGCCTGCATGTACCAGATCAAGCCGCTCGGCGTCGTGGTGCCAAGGAATATCGAAGATGTCATCGAGACAGTCCGATATTGCTCCGAGCGGCAAATTCCGATTACGAGCCGGGGAGCCGGCACAAGTCTGGCCGGGCAATCGATCGGGAGCGGGATTATCCTTGTCTTCAATAAATATTTCCGGGAGATACTCGGCATCGATGAGGCAAAACAATCTGCAAGTGTACAGCCCGGAGTAGTTTTGGACAAGCTCGACAGATACCTCTTGCCGCATGGGGTTATGTTCGGTCCCGATCCATCCACAGGTAAGCAATGCGTCATCGGCGGAATGATCGGAACGAACGCGGCGGGTCCGCACACGGTTAAGTACGGTGCCACGAAGGACAACGTGCTCGAGTTGAAGGTCGTTACGTCCGGGGGAGAACTTCGGACTTTTTCGGCAGAAGCGTCTGAAAACGAATTCATCAGGAAAGTGGGGGACATCCTTCTCCCCCATAAGAACTTGATTGACAAAAGATTTCCGAAGACCTCGAAAAATTCTTCAGGCTACAACCTGAAGGACACGGTCAAAGACGGCGCGATAGACCTGACAAAACTGCTCTGCGGAAGCGAAGGGACACTCGGGATAGTCGTCGAAGCAAGATTAAAACTGGTCCGTCTTCCAAAAGAGAGAAGGAACCTGATCGCATATTTTTCATCCTACGAATCGTGCGCCGCCGCCGCAAAAGATTCCTTGCAATTCGGTCCGTCGGCAGTGGAGATGCTGGACAAAACCTTCTCGAACACGGCGCTCGGCATCGATCCGGTATTGGACGAGATACTTAAACAGAATTTCGTCTCGATAGTTATTTTTGAGTTTGAGGAAACAGAACCAGGTCTTGCAGAAGGGAAGATTTCCAGGCTATCCGAGCATCTCAAAATCCTGGGGTTAAGTCAAAGGCAGATCATGCCGCGCGACCAAAATGAGGCATCCAAACTCTGGCGAGTTCGCAAGGAAGCGTCCGCAATCTTTTACAAAATAGAAAAGCCCGGAAAGAAGACTTCGTTTGTGGAGGACGTTGCCGTCCCGATTGAAAGACTTCCGGTTTACCTGGTTGGTGTGCAGAGAATTCTCAAAAGATACGACCTGCAATGTGCTCTTTATGGCCACGCTGGCGACGGAAACACTCACACCATTCTCCTCCTCGATCAGAAGAACAGGGAGCATCTGGCGAAAATCGATCCGATCGCAAATGAAATTTATGATCTTGCAATATCCCTTGGCGGAACTCTGAGCGGCGAGCATGGCGACGGACTCTTGCGAACTCCTTTCCTGTCCAAACTCTATGGCGAAGAGATTTATTCGCTTTTCAAAGGAGTGAAGGAAATTTTTGATCCGGACGGAATAATGAATCCGGGGAAAATCATCGGAAGCCAAAACGAGTCCGTCGTCCACGACCTACGTTATGGTGAAAATTACAGAAGAGTCGGAACGGCGACATCTCTCGACGAGGCTGACATGGCAAACGAGATAGAGAAATGCCATGGCTGCGGATTGTGCCTGAGTTACTGTCCGACAGCTCTCGCAACATTTGACGAGAGGGCGACCCCGCGCGCAAAAGGAAATGTACTTCGTGGAATTATAAGCGGGGGTTTGGACTCGGACATTTTGGGGAAACAGGATTTCAAGGATGTTCTCGACTACTGCTTCAACTGCAAGCTTTGTCTTACAGAATGTCCAACGCAGATCGACATTCCCGGAATGGTGATCGAGGCGAAGACGATCTTTTTTGAAAAGACAGAAAAATCCCGACAAGATAAATTTATCAATCGACTCCCGATTTTTTCGGCCGCCGCTTCGGTTAGCCCGACGATCGCGAACCTGGCATCGGGTCTGAAGATTTTTCGCAAGCTTACAGAAAAGTTATTCGGCATCGACTATCGAAGACAGCTCCCCCTTTTCCACAAACCGCTTTTTAAACGAATTGGATTAAATAGAAAGACGGAGACCCCCCAAGGCAGAGTCATTTACTTTTCCGGCTGCTTTGCAAACTACAATGACGTTACAGGCGAAGGACTTGCCGCAGTAGAAGTACTCAGGCGAAACCGGATTGATGTTCGAGTGCTCGACAGCCTTCGTTGCTGCGGGATTGCACGTATAACTACAGGGAGCAAAAGTGAGGTGATCCCCGATGCCGCGTGGAACACAGCTCAGCTTGAAACTTACATAGATCAAGGCTTCGACATAGTTTTCTCCGCCCCAAGCTGCGCGCTGGCGGTAAAAGAAGATTATCCAATTTTGCTCGCTACCTCTTCTGCGGAAAAAGTCGCCGCACATTCATTCGAGCTCTCAGATTATCTTTCAGTACTCCATAAGGAAGGTAAACTTAACACGGACTTTGGCCCGATTGAAAAATCTGTTACATATCATAATCCGTGTCATTCGATTCCTCTCGGCGTAAGAAAGCAGCCGATCGATCTGATGCGACTCATCCCTGATCTAGAAATCTTAGAACTGGACGAGGATACCTGCTGCGGAATGGCGGGAACTTTCGGTTTGAAAAAACAATTCTATGATCTTTCAATGGAAGCGGGGGCAAATTTATTCGACCAGATAAAGGACAGGAAGGTCGATTCCGTAATTACGACCTGCGGAACATGCAACATCCAGATTTCGCAAGGCGCAAACGTGAAAGTTGAGCATCTCGCAAAGATCTTACTGGAAAGCTATAGGATGTACGACGGGACAGCAGGTCAGCACAAGAACGCGCAAAAAGGATTTTCAGATGAAGAAACCGTGTCAAAAATTTTGCAAACGGATTCCTTCGGGAAAAGCCTTATAGAATAAGCATGAACAGTTCCGCTATGCAGGTGAATTAGTTTTCTCCCTACTTTCGCATTTTTCTATCTCCCACTACGTAAAGCGGTCGACTAACATCTCCCGCTAAAAACCAACAGGGCTGCCCTCTTAACAATTTCTTCCTGAAAAGGCATTGTCCCCTTAACCATCGCTTAATACCACTTCGGTATTTTGATCCGAGATTCGTCTGACGAATGGGTTCAGAGGGATAGACGTCTCACAGTCAAAGCGATTTCAAAAACTTGTTTCATTTTCATGGAAGAAGGGTTCATGTTGAGAGTTAGTTGCGCGCTGCTTTTCTTAGTTTTGGCTGCATCGGAACAAATCGCAATCGGCGGAACGATCAAGGGACATGTCAAAGAAACGAAGAGCAAATCTGGAATAGTCGGTGCCGCTGTGTTTCTTGACGGAACGAGCTTCGGTACGATGACAGATACCAGCGGTGCCTACGAAATTAGCGACGTGCCTGCAGGGAGCTATAAAATCTCGGCTTATGGAATTGGCTACACAAACGCCGGCGGGGACATAGATATTCCGAGTGACACGAGCGTGCTTGTCAGAGATTTCACGCTAAAAGAAAACGCGATAACGCTTCGCGAGACCATAATCGAAGCAAGAGCAAACAACACGCTTGAAACAGCAGCAAGGGCCACGGAAAAAAACTCTGAAAACATCGTGAATGTGATCTCCGCGCAGGCAATCGAACAATCTACCGACCTCTCGGCGGCGGACGTCATGCAGAGAGTCTCCGGCATGTCGCTGATCCGCCAGCAGGGTGAAGCCCGCTATGTCGTGATGCGCGGACTCGAGCAGCAATACAACAATACTCTGGTCGATGGAATAAAAATACCGAGCCCCGAAGCCAAGGACCGCTTTGTACCTCTGGACATTTTCCCGTCATCGCTTTTTGAAAGGATAGAAGTTGAAAAATCATTAACGCCCGACTTAGCAGGTGACGCAATAGGCGGATCAACCGACCTCATCCTAAGAAAAGCTCCACAGGACTTCACATTTTCGCTGAGTGCTGCAAGCGGATCAAGCTCCGGCGTCGTGGGGAGCGCTTTCAGCACCTTCGACAGAAGCACAGTAAATGATCTTGATCCTGAGCGACTGCACGGGACAGTGGACGATGAAAACCCCACCACACAAATCAAACCACGTTACAATCCGACGCCCTCCGACTTTACGACCGCAAACTTGATATTCACAAACAAAGCTGCCCTCCCCGATGGCCTGCTTAATGGCCTTGTCGGCGATCGATTCCTCGACAACAGGTTCGGCATCATGGCCGCCGGTGCCTTTCAAAACACTTATGTCTATGTCCCCGTTCAATTTTATTCCGTCTCCTCAGACATCAACACGTTCGATCAATCCGGCCACCTAATCCCGTATCGTGCTGATTCAACAGATCAAAACTACTACACAAACAGGATGAGGGGCGGCGCAGTACTAAACGCAGACTTCATCGCGAGCGAGGGTCACGAGTTATCCGCGACTTACATGTATGTCGTTCAACAGGAAGCCCAGACACGCCATGAGACTCAAGTGACAATCGATGGTGAACGAGGAGCTGCCGATTTTACTTACTCACACCGCTCGGCACTGCGAACGCAGGATATCTCCAGCATTTCTCTTGGAGGCAGGCATTTCACAGATTCGCCCATATCGATAACATGGACACTTAATTACACGGATGCTTTGCAGGATCGACCGGATGAAGCTGAATATTCTGTCTATCAAAACTACAATGCTCAGCATGTTTTGTCAGGCACGTTGGGATTAGCGGACATAACTCACGACTGGAGAAGGAATGACGATCGTCAGTATCTCGGGAAACTAGATGGAACATACCATTTGACGTCGGATGGTACGCAGACTTTCCAGGTCGGCATGGAGGCTCAGGGACTCCGGCGCGCAAATTATGAGGACGATTACAAACTAAATCCGTATGTTTTCACCAGCGGTCCTTACGCTGGACACACAGAACCCTTTACAACAATCGATAGTGCTGTTGTGACCGTGTTTGGATACGGAACAACTTCAGGGACCTCCGTGTATGGATACCAGAACTATAAAGCAAGCGAAGTCCTTCTCGCATCATATTTTGAATACAAAGCAATCCTCGGCCAATTGCAGATTCTCGGTGGAATGAGATGGGAACAGGCTCATGACATATATAACACAATGGCGAATCCTGTAGATAGTCTCCGACAGGCAAATATTTTTATGGTCAACATCCTTCCCGGTATCCACTTCAGATATGAACTTACCCCGGAGCAACTTCTTCACTTTTCAGTGACTCAGAGCATGAGCCGCCCAAGTTATTTCGACTTGGTCCCTGCCGTTGATCGCTCGGACGAAAGCTCTTCGACCGGAAATCCGGGACTTCGTCCCGCTGTATCAACGAACGTAGATCTGCGATATGAATATTATCCAAACTCTACTGACGTTTTTTCGGCAGGGGTTTACTACAAAAGAATAAAAGATCCTATCGAGGACGAATTCAACTCCATTGGAGTGGTGCTCAACACCACAAAGATTAACGGCGATCCTGCCACCGTATATGGCTTTGAAGGCGTGATTTCAAAACACATAGGTAATTTCGGTGCAACAGTCAATTACGCTTATGTCATTTCAAAAATTTCAAGCATAAAGCAAGTCACCGTAGAAGACATAAATAGCGGTGACCTTACGCAATTGTATTACAAAGAAACGACGCCGCTTCCATCCCAGTCACCTCAAGTTGTTAACGTCATACTCTCATACGATAACCCAAATTGGGGAACAAAGTTAGAGCTCGCCTATAATTACACGGGAAAACGACTCCGTGCCGTTGCCCAGTTGGACGGTTACGACACATACGAAGAAGGAGTCGGACAGCTCGATTTTTCCGGCGAACAAACACTGTTGTTCAACCTGAAGTTAAATCTAAAACTAACCAACCTTACAAATGCCCAGGATATCACCGAAATAGAAACCGGAGAGTATCTCAAGCATGTACCGATAGTTGTCGAACGCGACCTAAACAAGATGGGGGGATCGGTTGGAATCAGCTATGATTTTTAGTTTCACTGGAATGAATAGTAAAATCAACAATCACAATCAAAGGAGAAACAATGTCAAAACTTTTAGTAATTGCTCTGCTCCCTTTTTTTGCAGCAGGAGCAGCATTCTCACAAGCGACACTACCAGATACGTTGGCGGGTTATGTGAAGGGAAAAACTGCACCCAACCATACATATGTTGTAAACGACAGCCTGTATGTTAACGTGGGTGACACCCTCACAATCAGCCCCGGCGACACGCTCCTAATGAAGAACAATCCTTCGACGGGCGCTGCATGTTGGATAGATGTCCTCGGAACCTTCATCTGTGAGGGAACATCGACAAACCGCATTGTGATCACGACTGCCTTTGTGGATTCTGCAAAACATCCTGGAATGTGGGGAGGCATCATTGGAGATTCTTGCAAATACATCAGCGTCAGGTTTGCAATCATTACCTGGGCGGGAGGCAATGACGCGTCGGGTCACGCTTATCGCACATTCGACATTTCTTCCGATGCCGCGAATACCACGAACACCGTCTTCACGGATAATGTGGTCGTGGGCACTGTTGATGACTGTATCGGTCTCCACGGGGGGAATGCAAGTGTTCTTCGCAACACCTTGAAATGGGTTGGTGCACCAGACGGCGATAACATCAACGTAAAGTCCGGTACGATCGGCGAAATTGCCTACAATGTCATCTGGGGAGCGGGCGGAAATGGAATCAAGATCAATGCTTCCACGACAGTCGCTCGCATAACCAATGTATGCATTCATAACAATACAATCGCTGCCGGGGGATGGCGCCGAATCGACGAACTCGGATACGGCATCCTCGTAGATGCAAGCGCGCGCGCTCAGATTTACAACAACATAATTGGTGATATGTACGGCGGACTTGAGATTACAACAATAGCTGACACCTTGAGGACCGTCCATGATAACAACCTGTTCTTCTACTCAGTCGACAGTTTGAGCGGGACAGCACGCTACTATCCTTCCGACGGAGTCGGTAGACCTGCACCGGACGATATCTTTGATGTGAAAGCCAGTAACCTCTTTGTAAGTTACCAGCCATTTTTCACAAACGACTGGAATACCCTTGATGGGTCAAATAATTACCACTTGCTTGGTTCATCTCCTGCTATAGGACACGGATTTACTCCGCCAGCTCCTACTTCCTCGAATCACTGGTGGAACCCATACTTCGTAAATGGTACGGATACATTGACATTGCCGGGTGATGCAAACATCGGAGCGTATGGCCTGCTTACGGCCATCGAAAATCAAAACTCCAACGTCCCATCGAGCTTTATACTAGATCAGAATTATCCGAATCCTTTCAACCCTTCGACACAGATCAGTTACAGCATTCCCAGGAACGTCTATGTTTCGTTGAAGGTCTATAACGTCCTCGGTCAAGAAGTCAGCACGCTTTTTGCCGGCGAGCAGACCGTGGGCCAGCATTCGGCTACATTCGATGGCAGCAATTTCGCGAGCGGTGTTTACTTTTATCGTTTGGAAGCCGGTGCTAATTCTATCACAAAGAAAATGATATTGGTTAAGTGACAATCGCTACCCACAGAAAATGTTAATTAATTTCTCGATGCAATTCTCAAAAAATTGCATCGAGATTTTTTTGATCATCAAGGAGATTTCATGAAACACAGGCTGTTTGCAACTCTAATGTTTGTTCTCATAACTGTCCGCTTCGGTTTTGCTCAACAACAAATCAACTCATCCGCTCGATTTCTCATTATCGGCGACTGGGGTGGATTTGCGTCAGAAAACCAAAAAGCGGTCGCGGCGGCCATGGGAAGAGATGCCGAGAAAAATCAGGATCAATTCGTCGTCACTGTCGGAGACAACTACCATGGAAAAGGAATCTCAAGCGCCACTGACTCACGCTGGAAGACGGAGTATGAAGACATCTATTCCCATGCGTCCTTGCAAATACCATGGTATCCAACTCTCGGAAACCACGATTACGAAGGAAGTCCGCAGGCCGAACTTGATTATTCCAATTACTCAAAACGCTGGGATTTCCATTCGCGATACTATGCACAGGAAGAGAATATTGACGACTCGACGAAAATACTTATCGTCCATCTTGACACTCCACCTTTCGTGACGGAATATCAGCAGCGCGATGAGCAATACCATGTCAAAGAGCAGGATCCGGCCAAACAGGTCCGCTGGCTCGACTCACTCTTGTCAGCATCTAATGATCGGTGGGTGATTGTCGTCGGCCACCACCCGATTTACTCGGCAGCACCGACACACGGAGACACTCCGGAATTAATCTACGACGTACTTCCCGTCCTTGAACGCCACCATATCCCGGTCTATATTTGCGGCCACGATCACGTGATGCAACATCTTTGCGACAATGGAATCGACTTCTTCGTCTGCGGCGGCGGAGCAGAACATAGAGACGTCAACAAACGTCCGGATGTCGTATACGGCAAGGGTTCTCTCGGTTTTCTCTCAGTTACTGCGTACCGCGATTCGCTCAACTTCAGGATGATTGATGAAAATAGCGCAATTCTACACGAAGTGACAATAACAAAGTAGCAACGATACATGTAATCAAATTTCATAAGACTTGACAGGACCATCATGAGATGCAAATTCAACCTTAGACTTTTACTCCTCTTTCTCGTTCTTGCACTGTTTCAAACCGAGCTTTTTGCTCAACACAAAATAAAGATCGCTCTCTGGGGCGATTCGAGAGAAAACGCCGAGAACGCTTGCTCTGATATTGCACATATACTTCTATACAAGATCACCGATTGGGATTTCCAGGTTCACTGCGGAGATTTCACACATGATGGCACAGATGCGTCGTGGCAGAGAACTCTTCATTATCCCGGAGTCGACAGCATTTTCGTCAAGGGGAAATTTTTCATGTGCACGAGCAACCATGAATTCAAAAGCAAAGACGGAGAAAAGAATTTTGACAAATACACCGCCGGGATATTGCCGACAAATTCAGCCAATGGATCGACACATTTTTATTCCTATCATGTTTCAAATGTCGATGTGATTTTCTGTGACGGGTATGCAACCCCAAAAGATGTGATGCAGCACTGGCTCGACAGCCTCCTTGCCACAATTCCGAGCACCGACTGGATAATCGGCGTCTGGCACAATCCGACTTACGGCGATTTATCGTACAAAGAGAGCTATGCCGACATTTGTATGCCGTGGGTCGAGAGTCTTTATAAACACGGCTGCAAGTTTATTTTCAACGGGCACGCGCATATTTATCTCAGGACGAAGCCTCTGCGTCCCGATGGAACGGTTGACGAGAAGGATGGGATCGTGCACGTCATCAACGGCACAGGCGGCGCGAGTTTCAAGGATCCAACACCCGAAAGCGATAAGACAGCATTCACTCCTTCGGGAAAATCGTTCCCATGCATAACTTTCATCACCTTCAACGGCAACAAGGCCGATCTCGAAACTGTCGACGCGCGACCAGGACATAACCTCCAGGTGATTGATAGTTACAAGTCAGAAAAATAACCACGTACATCAGAGTTAGATTTAGCAATAGCATCAACGCGATCTCTCCTTCCAAGGCAAGTAAAGTGCAACGGTCAAAACAATTAGGGTGACGAGATCCGTCAAGAAGGTTGCGTACTTAAATCTCATTCCTTTTCCGGCTTCTGAAACTGCTGAATATTCATGATGGCTATGTCGATCAAAATTCCTATTTATGGAGTTTTGACGCATTGAAAGCGCGTTTGTCACACGCATTTCCCTATCCATCGAAACATGTTCGCTCTTCATGCCATGGTCTGATCATATGGCGCCTATTTTTCCGGATGTCCTTTCCAGAAGCCGTTGTTCATCTTTTGTCGTTCCACTGAAACCTTCTTTGGAGTATCTCGTACCTATCATTGTGTCACACCGCGGTATGCTGGAACAATGATAAACCCGCTATTTCGGCGCAAAGGGAATGTTTAATGATCGAAGCTTCCCTTTCATTTTGCAGGAACGTAAAATTTCAATTGAGGGAGACATGAAAAATTTTATTTTCGTTATTTTTTCTTTCGTGCTCACGGCGCAATTGTCAGCGCAGGAACAAACGCTCATCGATCAGCCAATTCAAAGCGGCGGCTACGGCGGGCCTGTTGTCAGATTTTCGGAGTTCAATAACAAGTTCGCTGTACTCGTCGGAGGTTACGGCGGCTGGCTGATAAATCATTCGTTTCTTCTCGGTGGAGGAGGTTACGGCCTTGTGAACAACATTATCGCCTCGCCTGCTGCACAATTGTACTACGGTGCAACGAGCGATCTCAGGACCCAGTTCGGATACGGTGGATTATTCTTGGAATACACAGGCGATCCGAACGCGCTCATCCACTACTCCGTCTCGACTCTCATCGGTGGCGGCAGTGTGAATTATGGATACTGGAACAGCTTCAGTCAGTCTTACTATGATGCCCTTTCACGGACGTCGACGGTCTTTGTGTTTGAGCCGGGCGTAGGCGCGGAGCTCAACATCACAAGATTTTTCAGGTTGAATTCAGGAGTCAGTTACAGGTTGGTGAGAGGGAGCGACCTGCCGGGAATAACGGATTCGGATATGTCTAACTTCTCAGCCTTTCTCACATTCAAGTTCGGAGCGTTTTGATCCGAAATAACTAGGAGAAGATTAGAGACTTCTTTTCTTTTCCTACTTCTCCCTATCCCCCGCCCTCGCGGGGGAATTTTATTTGGAGGATATCACATGATGCTGACGGGATCCGAGACATAAGCTGGAAATAGATGAATAGCGGATGGTACGAAGCGAACAACATTAACGCAGAACTTTCACTCGTCTTAACCGTGGCGCTGCACTACCCGCAGTTCTCACCAATCTTCTTCGAAGTAACCGCTATCCACCTTTTCGATTATCTTCCACACATAATTCCTCAAAAATCTAATTTGTTCTTACCTGGTA
This window contains:
- a CDS encoding T9SS type A sorting domain-containing protein, whose protein sequence is MSKLLVIALLPFFAAGAAFSQATLPDTLAGYVKGKTAPNHTYVVNDSLYVNVGDTLTISPGDTLLMKNNPSTGAACWIDVLGTFICEGTSTNRIVITTAFVDSAKHPGMWGGIIGDSCKYISVRFAIITWAGGNDASGHAYRTFDISSDAANTTNTVFTDNVVVGTVDDCIGLHGGNASVLRNTLKWVGAPDGDNINVKSGTIGEIAYNVIWGAGGNGIKINASTTVARITNVCIHNNTIAAGGWRRIDELGYGILVDASARAQIYNNIIGDMYGGLEITTIADTLRTVHDNNLFFYSVDSLSGTARYYPSDGVGRPAPDDIFDVKASNLFVSYQPFFTNDWNTLDGSNNYHLLGSSPAIGHGFTPPAPTSSNHWWNPYFVNGTDTLTLPGDANIGAYGLLTAIENQNSNVPSSFILDQNYPNPFNPSTQISYSIPRNVYVSLKVYNVLGQEVSTLFAGEQTVGQHSATFDGSNFASGVYFYRLEAGANSITKKMILVK
- a CDS encoding metallophosphoesterase, translating into MKHRLFATLMFVLITVRFGFAQQQINSSARFLIIGDWGGFASENQKAVAAAMGRDAEKNQDQFVVTVGDNYHGKGISSATDSRWKTEYEDIYSHASLQIPWYPTLGNHDYEGSPQAELDYSNYSKRWDFHSRYYAQEENIDDSTKILIVHLDTPPFVTEYQQRDEQYHVKEQDPAKQVRWLDSLLSASNDRWVIVVGHHPIYSAAPTHGDTPELIYDVLPVLERHHIPVYICGHDHVMQHLCDNGIDFFVCGGGAEHRDVNKRPDVVYGKGSLGFLSVTAYRDSLNFRMIDENSAILHEVTITK
- a CDS encoding metallophosphoesterase; its protein translation is MRCKFNLRLLLLFLVLALFQTELFAQHKIKIALWGDSRENAENACSDIAHILLYKITDWDFQVHCGDFTHDGTDASWQRTLHYPGVDSIFVKGKFFMCTSNHEFKSKDGEKNFDKYTAGILPTNSANGSTHFYSYHVSNVDVIFCDGYATPKDVMQHWLDSLLATIPSTDWIIGVWHNPTYGDLSYKESYADICMPWVESLYKHGCKFIFNGHAHIYLRTKPLRPDGTVDEKDGIVHVINGTGGASFKDPTPESDKTAFTPSGKSFPCITFITFNGNKADLETVDARPGHNLQVIDSYKSEK